The following proteins are co-located in the Macadamia integrifolia cultivar HAES 741 chromosome 3, SCU_Mint_v3, whole genome shotgun sequence genome:
- the LOC122073672 gene encoding secoisolariciresinol dehydrogenase-like — protein NIIIIDRLEGKVAVITGGAAGIGRTTAKLFSQQGCKVVIADIQDGLGHSICNEIGPEMSSFVHCDVTKEDDMKNAVDEAVTRFGKLDIMFNNAGISDPAKVRITENEITDFERVLAVNVAGVFLGTKHAARVMLPGKQCSIINNGSVSSIIGGLVSHGYVASKHAVVGLPKNAAAELGRFGIKVNCISAFAAASPLTRNFFKYDNGEIERRVSELFSVKGVTLTIQDIAGAAVYFGSDESRYVSGHNFVIDGGFTIANSSFGLFN, from the coding sequence AATATTATCATCATTGATAGACTAGAAGGTAAGGTTGCAGTGATCACTGGAGGTGCTGCAGGCATTGGTAGAACTACTGCCAAATTGTTCAGTCAACAAGGTTGTAAGGTAGTTATTGCTGACATCCAAGATGGCTTAGGTCACTCAATCTGCAACGAAATTGGCCCAGAGATGTCCTCTTTTGTGCATTGCGATGTCACCAAAGAAGATGACATGAAGAACGCAGTAGATGAGGCTGttacaagatttggaaagcttgaCATAATGTTCAACAATGCCGGGATCAGTGATCCAGCAAAAGTAAGGATAACAGAGAACGAAATCACGGATTTCGAAAGGGTCCTTGCGGTTAATGTCGCCGGTGTCTTCTTAGGCACCAAACATGCAGCCCGTGTCATGTTACCGGGAAAACAGTGCAGTATCATTAACAATGGGAGTGTGAGTTCAATCATAGGAGGATTAGTCTCTCATGGTTATGTAGCTTCGAAGCATGCAGTAGTAGGTCTTCCAAAGAATGCAGCAGCAGAGTTGGGTCGGTTTGGGATAAAAGTCAATTGTATTTCAGCATTCGCGGCCGCATCACCTCTTACTAGGAATTTCTTTAAATATGATAATGGTGAGATTGAGAGGAGGGTATCAGAGTTATTTAGTGTCAAAGGAGTTACCTTGACCATACAAGATATTGCTGGGGCTGCAGTTTATTTTGGGAGTGATGAATCAAGATATGTGAGTGgtcataactttgtcattgatGGAGGCTTTACTATTGCAAATTCCAGTTTTGGTCTATTCAACTAG